The following coding sequences are from one Zalophus californianus isolate mZalCal1 chromosome 15, mZalCal1.pri.v2, whole genome shotgun sequence window:
- the LOC113918424 gene encoding LOW QUALITY PROTEIN: olfactory receptor 13A1 (The sequence of the model RefSeq protein was modified relative to this genomic sequence to represent the inferred CDS: inserted 1 base in 1 codon), producing the protein MKLWVEIHLIVLETPLSPRTMSNQTLVTEFILQGFSEHPEYHMLLFSCFLSLYSVALTGNILIILAITFNPGLHTPMYFFLFNLATMDIICTSSIMPKALEGLMSEESSISYGGCMAQLYFLTWSASSELLLLTVMAYDRYAAICHPLHYSTTMSKAFCSKLATGVWVLCAFNTAIHTGLMLRLNFCGSNVITHFFCEVPPLLLLSCSSTYVNSIMIVLADAFYGILNFLMTIVSYSFIISSILKMRTAEGKKKAFSTCSSHLIVVCMYYTAVFYAYXSPVSSYSAEKSKLAGVLYTMLSPTLNPLIYTLRNKEVRAALRKLFSFSRN; encoded by the exons ATGAAGCTGTGGGTAGAGATTCACCTGATAGTCCTGGAAACCCCTCTCAGCCCAAGAACCATGAGTAACCAGACACTAGTAACAGAGTTTATCCTGCAGGGCTTTTCAGAGCACCCAGAATACCACATGCTCTTATTCAGctgtttcctctccctctactctgtGGCCCTCACAGGTAATATCCTCATCATTTTGGCCATCACCTTCAACCCTGGGCTCCATACCCCCATGTACTTTTTTCTGTTCAACTTGGCTACTATGGATATTATCTGCACCTCTTCCATCATGCCCAAAGCCCTGGAGGGTCTGATGTCAGAGGAGAGCTCCATCTCTTATGGGGGCTGCATGGCCCAGCTCTATTTCCTCACATGGTCTGCATCCTCTGAGCTGCTCCTCCTCACGGTCATGGCCTATGACCGGTATGCAGCCATCTGCCACCCTCTACATTACAGTACTACAATGAGCAAGGCATTCTGCAGCAAGCTGGCTACAGGTGTATGGGTGCTCTGTGCCTTCAACACAGCCATCCACACTGGGCTGATGCTACGATTAAATTTCTGTGGCTCCAATGTCATTACCCATTTTTTCTGTGAGGTCCCTCCTCTCTTGCTTCTCTCCTGTAGCTCCACCTATGTGAACAGCATCATGATTGTCCTGGCTGATGCCTTTTATGGCATTTTGAACTTCCTGATGACCATCGTGTCATACAGCTTTATCATCTCTAGCATCCTAAAGATGCGGACtgcagaggggaagaaaaaagccTTTTCCACCTGCTCTTCCCACCTCATTGTGGTGTGTATGTATTATACTGCTGTCTTCTATGCCT ATAGCCCTGTCTCCAGCTATAGTGCAGAGAAGAGCAAGTTGGCTGGTGTACTGTATACTATGTTGAGCCCTACACTCAACCCCCTCATCTATACTTTGAGAAACAAGGAGGTCAGGGCAGCCCTCAGGAagcttttctccttctccagaAATTAA